In a genomic window of Streptomyces katrae:
- a CDS encoding GAF domain-containing sensor histidine kinase, protein MDNGPCTGLAAVSTALLAMSRRLEVQDVLRTIVVSARELLDAEYAALGVPDDHGGFAQFVVDGITEDQWRRIGPLPRQHGILAAMLHQDAPQRLADVRQDPRFEGWPAAHPDMSDFLGLPVRDGEETLGALFLANKRTAPGRPKGFTDQDEELLSLLAQHAAIALTNARLYERSRELTIAEERSRLAHELHDAVSQKLFSLRLTAQAAATLVDRDPARAKDELHQVAALAAEAADELRAAVTELRPAALDEDGLVATLRNHVRVLDRAHTARVTFTCDGVRALPAAQEEALLRVAQEALHNALRHSGADRVDVTLTRTPGGGAVLRVRDRGRGFSPPTVRKAGRHLGLVSMRDRAAGAGGRLEVRSEPGAGTTIEMEVPGG, encoded by the coding sequence ATGGACAACGGACCCTGCACCGGGCTGGCGGCCGTCAGCACCGCCCTGCTCGCCATGAGCCGCCGGCTGGAGGTCCAGGACGTCCTGCGCACCATCGTCGTCTCGGCCCGCGAACTCCTCGACGCCGAGTACGCGGCCCTGGGCGTCCCCGACGACCACGGGGGCTTCGCCCAGTTCGTCGTCGACGGCATCACCGAGGACCAGTGGCGCCGCATCGGCCCCCTGCCCCGCCAGCACGGCATCCTCGCCGCGATGCTCCACCAGGACGCCCCCCAGCGCCTCGCCGACGTACGCCAGGACCCGCGCTTCGAGGGCTGGCCCGCAGCCCACCCCGACATGTCCGACTTCCTCGGCCTGCCCGTCCGCGACGGCGAGGAGACCCTCGGCGCCCTCTTCCTCGCCAACAAGAGGACGGCCCCCGGCCGCCCCAAGGGCTTCACCGACCAGGACGAGGAACTCCTCTCCCTCCTCGCCCAGCACGCCGCCATCGCCCTCACCAACGCCCGCCTCTACGAACGCAGCCGCGAGCTGACCATCGCCGAGGAGCGCTCCCGCCTCGCCCACGAGCTGCACGACGCCGTCAGCCAGAAGCTGTTCTCCCTGCGCCTGACCGCCCAGGCCGCCGCCACCCTCGTCGACCGCGACCCGGCCCGCGCCAAGGACGAGCTCCACCAGGTCGCCGCCCTCGCCGCCGAGGCCGCCGACGAACTGCGCGCCGCCGTGACCGAGCTGCGCCCCGCCGCGCTCGACGAGGACGGTCTCGTCGCCACCCTGCGCAACCACGTCCGCGTCCTCGACCGGGCCCACACCGCCCGCGTCACCTTCACCTGCGACGGCGTACGGGCCCTGCCCGCGGCCCAGGAGGAGGCACTGCTGCGCGTCGCCCAGGAAGCCCTCCACAACGCCCTGCGCCACTCCGGCGCCGACCGCGTCGACGTCACCCTCACCCGTACCCCCGGCGGCGGGGCGGTCCTGCGCGTACGCGACCGGGGCCGGGGCTTCTCCCCTCCCACCGTCCGCAAGGCCGGCCGCCACCTGGGACTGGTCTCCATGCGCGACCGCGCCGCCGGAGCCGGCGGCCGGCTGGAGGTCCGCTCCGAGCCCGGCGCGGGCACCACGATCGAAATGGAGGTCCCCGGTGGCTGA
- a CDS encoding response regulator, with translation MAETPGRIRVLLVDDHQVVRRGLRTFLEVQEDIEVVGEAADGAEGTERAEELRPDVILMDVTMPGTDGIEALRRLRDLGNPARVLIVTSFTEQRTVVPALRAGAAGYLYKDIDPDALAGAIRSVHAGHVLLQPEVAEALLAAQDDQGAPAGRPGSLTEREREVLGLIADGRSNREIARALVLSEKTVKTHVSNILMKLDLSDRTQAALWAVRHGITR, from the coding sequence GTGGCTGAGACCCCCGGCCGCATCCGTGTCCTGCTCGTCGACGACCACCAGGTGGTCCGGCGCGGCCTGCGCACCTTCCTGGAGGTACAGGAGGACATCGAGGTCGTCGGCGAGGCCGCCGACGGCGCCGAGGGCACCGAGCGCGCCGAGGAGCTGCGGCCCGACGTCATCCTGATGGACGTCACCATGCCCGGCACCGACGGCATCGAAGCCCTGCGCCGGCTGCGCGACCTCGGCAACCCCGCCCGGGTCCTGATCGTCACCAGCTTCACCGAACAGCGGACCGTGGTCCCCGCCCTGCGGGCCGGCGCCGCCGGATACCTCTACAAGGACATCGACCCCGACGCCCTGGCCGGTGCCATCCGCTCCGTCCACGCCGGGCACGTCCTCCTCCAGCCCGAGGTCGCCGAGGCCCTGCTCGCCGCCCAGGACGACCAGGGCGCCCCCGCCGGGCGCCCCGGCTCCCTGACCGAGCGCGAACGCGAGGTCCTGGGCCTGATCGCCGACGGCCGCTCCAACCGGGAGATCGCCCGGGCCCTCGTCCTGTCCGAGAAGACCGTCAAGACGCACGTCTCGAACATCCTGATGAAGCTCGACCTCTCCGACCGCACCCAGGCCGCGCTGTGGGCCGTCCGGCACGGGATCACTCGGTAG
- a CDS encoding chaplin yields the protein MKNYKKAAAVTMIAGGLIAAGAGVSSAHGGASAEGEALNSPGVVSGNLAQVPVNVPVNVVGNTANVIGLLNGAWGNTGVNN from the coding sequence GTGAAGAACTACAAGAAGGCCGCAGCCGTCACCATGATCGCGGGCGGCCTCATCGCCGCCGGCGCCGGTGTCTCCTCGGCGCACGGCGGTGCGTCCGCGGAGGGCGAGGCCCTGAACTCGCCCGGCGTGGTCTCCGGGAACCTGGCCCAGGTCCCCGTGAACGTCCCCGTGAACGTGGTCGGCAACACCGCCAACGTCATCGGCCTGCTCAACGGTGCCTGGGGCAACACGGGCGTCAACAACTGA
- a CDS encoding transglycosylase SLT domain-containing protein: protein MSASSTPGHSRLTKAYKLSIAGVATLGAAALAFSVVPAGTGAQEEAVAAAPVAWTQSIQQNLGAQHAVADQKAKDAAKAQAEAQAKKDREAKEAASRSAARTPVFANNLDGWIKEALFIMKREGIPGTYAGIHRNIMRESSGNPRAINLWDINAKNGIPSKGLLQVIQPTFNTYHVKGTKFDLYDPVANIVAACNYAADRYGSMDNVNSAY from the coding sequence ATGTCTGCTTCCAGCACTCCCGGTCACAGTCGTCTGACGAAGGCGTACAAGCTGTCGATCGCCGGTGTCGCCACCCTCGGTGCCGCCGCGCTCGCCTTCTCCGTCGTCCCGGCCGGTACCGGCGCGCAGGAGGAGGCCGTGGCCGCCGCTCCCGTGGCGTGGACCCAGTCGATCCAGCAGAACCTCGGCGCCCAGCACGCCGTAGCGGACCAGAAGGCCAAGGACGCGGCGAAGGCCCAGGCCGAGGCGCAGGCGAAGAAGGACCGCGAGGCCAAGGAGGCGGCCAGCCGCTCCGCCGCCCGCACCCCGGTGTTCGCGAACAACCTGGACGGCTGGATCAAGGAAGCCCTCTTCATCATGAAGCGCGAGGGCATCCCCGGCACCTACGCCGGCATCCACCGCAACATCATGCGCGAGTCGAGCGGCAACCCCCGCGCGATCAACCTGTGGGACATCAACGCGAAGAACGGCATCCCCTCGAAGGGCCTGCTCCAGGTCATCCAGCCGACCTTCAACACGTACCACGTCAAGGGCACCAAGTTCGACCTGTACGACCCGGTCGCGAACATCGTCGCCGCGTGCAACTACGCCGCCGACCGCTACGGCTCCATGGACAACGTGAACAGCGCCTACTAG